In one window of Candidatus Methylomirabilota bacterium DNA:
- a CDS encoding response regulator produces the protein MLIVDDDSGSLDYFGTALRAAGAVVLTASTAPEALRLVQDRRPDVVLSDIAMPGRDGYWLVSEIRRLSSPIGEVPVVATTAYGRLHPRERALAAGFVDHLPKPVEPDVLCMAIARAAGR, from the coding sequence GTGCTGATCGTCGACGACGACAGCGGCAGTCTCGACTATTTCGGGACGGCGCTGCGAGCGGCGGGGGCGGTGGTTCTGACGGCGTCGACGGCGCCGGAGGCCCTCCGGCTCGTGCAGGACCGGCGCCCGGATGTGGTCCTCAGCGACATCGCCATGCCCGGCAGGGACGGCTACTGGCTGGTCAGCGAGATCCGACGGCTTTCCAGCCCCATCGGTGAGGTGCCGGTCGTGGCGACCACGGCGTACGGGCGCCTGCATCCACGGGAACGAGCGCTGGCGGCCGGGTTCGTCGACCACCTGCCGAAACCGGTGGAGCCCGATGTGCTCTGCATGGCCATCGCGCGCGCCGCGGGGCGCTGA
- a CDS encoding ABC transporter substrate binding protein: protein MIFRLSTLEAALRQAIPAMFRTSFFVEQGGLISYAPNQQALGRQAARLVDKILEGINPATLPVEQATTFDLVINLKTAKALGLTIPQSLLLRADHLIE from the coding sequence TTGATCTTCCGGCTATCCACGCTCGAGGCTGCGCTGAGGCAGGCGATTCCGGCGATGTTCCGGACCTCGTTCTTCGTGGAGCAGGGTGGGCTGATCAGCTATGCGCCCAACCAGCAGGCATTGGGCCGCCAGGCGGCGCGCCTGGTGGACAAGATCCTCGAGGGGATCAACCCGGCCACGCTGCCGGTGGAGCAGGCAACCACGTTCGACCTGGTGATCAACCTCAAGACTGCCAAGGCGCTGGGACTGACCATCCCCCAGTCCCTGTTGCTGCGGGCCGACCACCTAATCGAGTAA
- a CDS encoding PAS domain-containing sensor histidine kinase, which yields MSREELSGGVFPTIGDARSHLAAIVASADDAIVSKSLDGVILSWNRGAERMFGWTAAEAIGRHITLIIPEERHAEEADILARIRQGEGIDHFETVRVTKDRRRLSISLSVSPIKDATGRVVGASKIARDMTERRRLEDERDRLLIEAEASNRAKDHLLATVSHELRTPLNSILGYARLLENGSLDEAARRHALSVITRSATTQVQLIDDLLDLSRLVTGRMQLTFEKCELPSLIDGALDIVRPAADAKGIALVTHFAPDVGPILCAPERMRQIIWNLAINAIKFTPIGGRIDVTLRRSDMYAEIVVTDNGVGISPEALPHVFELFRQEDASSTRAHGGLGLGLALVRSMAELHGGQVKAESAGKGKGATFTVALPLATIRGPDSDSRERSRV from the coding sequence GTGAGCCGAGAGGAACTCTCTGGCGGCGTGTTTCCGACCATCGGCGACGCCCGCAGCCATCTGGCCGCGATCGTCGCCTCCGCCGACGATGCCATCGTCAGCAAGAGCCTCGACGGCGTGATCCTGTCGTGGAACCGTGGCGCCGAGCGGATGTTCGGCTGGACGGCGGCGGAGGCCATCGGTCGCCACATCACATTGATCATTCCCGAGGAGCGACACGCCGAAGAAGCGGACATCCTGGCGCGGATCCGGCAGGGCGAGGGCATCGATCACTTCGAGACCGTGCGGGTGACCAAGGACCGCCGCCGTCTCAGCATCTCGCTCAGTGTGTCGCCGATCAAGGACGCGACCGGGCGCGTCGTGGGCGCGTCCAAGATCGCGCGCGACATGACGGAGCGCCGCCGCCTCGAGGACGAACGCGACCGCTTGCTGATCGAGGCCGAAGCATCCAACCGCGCCAAGGACCATCTGCTGGCCACCGTCTCGCACGAGCTACGCACGCCGCTCAACTCAATCCTGGGGTACGCGCGCCTGCTCGAAAACGGGAGCCTGGACGAGGCCGCCCGGCGTCACGCCCTGAGCGTCATCACTCGCAGCGCAACGACCCAGGTCCAGCTCATCGACGACCTGCTGGATCTGTCCCGGCTCGTCACCGGGCGCATGCAGCTGACCTTCGAGAAGTGCGAGTTACCGTCCCTGATCGATGGGGCCCTTGACATCGTCCGGCCGGCCGCCGACGCCAAAGGCATCGCGCTGGTCACGCACTTCGCGCCCGACGTCGGCCCCATCTTGTGCGCGCCGGAGCGGATGCGGCAGATCATCTGGAACCTCGCGATCAATGCCATCAAGTTCACGCCGATCGGGGGGCGTATCGACGTGACGCTGAGGCGGTCCGACATGTACGCCGAGATCGTGGTGACAGACAACGGCGTCGGTATCAGCCCCGAGGCGCTGCCGCATGTCTTCGAGCTCTTCCGTCAGGAAGACGCCTCCAGTACCCGGGCCCACGGCGGTCTGGGCCTCGGACTGGCGCTGGTCAGGTCCATGGCCGAGCTCCATGGCGGGCAGGTGAAGGCCGAGAGCGCCGGGAAGGGCAAGGGAGCAACCTTCACGGTCGCGCTTCCATTAGCCACCATCCGCGGCCCCGATTCCGATTCCCGCGAGAGGTCCCGAGTATGA